Proteins found in one Tsukamurella paurometabola DSM 20162 genomic segment:
- the tgt gene encoding tRNA guanosine(34) transglycosylase Tgt gives MTSRTRLQNEHISDPTRFDIDARLEGPDGPLGRAGRLLTPHGEILTPAFIPVGTKATVKTVMPDAVADLGAQAVLANAYHLYLQPGPEIVEQAGGLGKFMNWDGPTFTDSGGFQVMSLGSGFKKVIDMNGDQELQGDDAIAEGKDRLSRVDDDGVTFLSHLDGTEHRFTPERSMQIQHQLGADIIFAFDELTTLHNTRAYQVESLERTRLWARRSLSEHNWLTAQRHDAISLWGVVQGAQYEDLRRKAARDLRALSDEDREGGGLGFGGYGIGGALEKANLATIVRWVNQELEEDKPKHLLGISEPDDIFAAVEQGIDTFDCVSPSRVARNGAIYSVDGRYNVTNSRFKTDFQPLDPETQNYTSQFSRAYIHHLFKAKEGLAATLATIHNEQFIVSLVAKIRQSMVDGTYWEFKEEFLGRYYKGTQQHLAKSD, from the coding sequence ATGACCAGCCGTACCCGGCTGCAGAACGAGCACATCAGCGATCCGACCCGGTTCGACATCGACGCGCGGCTCGAGGGGCCCGACGGTCCGCTGGGCCGTGCCGGCCGCCTGCTCACGCCGCACGGTGAGATCCTGACACCGGCGTTCATCCCGGTGGGCACCAAGGCGACCGTGAAGACGGTGATGCCGGATGCAGTGGCCGATCTGGGTGCGCAGGCGGTACTGGCGAACGCCTACCACCTGTACCTGCAGCCCGGCCCGGAGATCGTGGAGCAGGCCGGTGGCCTCGGTAAGTTCATGAACTGGGACGGCCCCACCTTCACCGATTCCGGTGGCTTCCAGGTGATGTCGTTGGGTTCGGGCTTCAAGAAGGTCATCGATATGAACGGTGATCAGGAGCTGCAGGGCGACGATGCCATCGCCGAGGGCAAGGACCGGCTCTCCCGCGTCGATGACGACGGGGTCACCTTCCTGAGCCATCTCGATGGCACGGAGCACCGGTTCACGCCGGAGCGGTCGATGCAGATCCAGCACCAGCTGGGCGCCGACATCATCTTCGCCTTCGATGAGCTGACCACCCTGCACAACACCCGGGCGTACCAGGTGGAGTCGCTGGAGCGGACTCGGCTGTGGGCCCGGCGCTCGCTGTCCGAGCACAACTGGCTCACCGCGCAGCGCCACGACGCGATCTCGTTGTGGGGCGTGGTGCAGGGCGCGCAGTACGAGGACCTGCGGCGCAAGGCCGCTCGTGATCTGCGGGCGCTGAGCGACGAGGACCGCGAGGGCGGCGGTCTCGGTTTCGGTGGTTACGGCATCGGCGGTGCCCTGGAGAAGGCGAACCTGGCGACCATCGTGCGCTGGGTGAACCAGGAGCTGGAGGAGGATAAGCCGAAGCACCTGCTGGGTATCTCCGAGCCGGACGACATCTTCGCCGCGGTGGAGCAGGGCATCGACACCTTCGATTGCGTGTCGCCGTCGCGGGTGGCCCGCAACGGCGCGATCTACTCCGTGGACGGCCGCTACAACGTGACCAACTCGCGGTTCAAGACCGACTTCCAGCCGCTCGACCCGGAGACGCAGAACTACACCTCGCAGTTCTCCCGGGCCTACATCCACCACCTGTTCAAGGCCAAGGAGGGGCTGGCGGCGACGTTGGCGACCATCCACAACGAGCAGTTCATCGTCTCGCTCGTGGCCAAGATCCGGCAGTCGATGGTCGACGGCACCTACTGGGAGTTCAAGGAGGAGTTCCTGGGCCGCTACTACAAGGGCACCCAGCAGCACCTCGCGAAGTCGGACTAG
- a CDS encoding nucleoside deaminase, producing MGLALEAAGLSGPDDVPVGAVILDPDGVVLARAGNRREALADPTAHAEVLAIREAATRFGDGWRLGGCTLAVTLEPCAMCAGALVSARIERLVFGAYEPKTGAVGSVWDVVRDPRVTHRVSVRGGIRAGECGALLTDFFAPHRG from the coding sequence ATGGGGCTCGCGCTGGAAGCCGCCGGGCTCTCCGGTCCCGACGATGTGCCCGTGGGCGCCGTGATCCTCGATCCCGACGGTGTCGTGCTCGCGCGGGCCGGGAACCGGCGCGAGGCCCTCGCAGATCCGACCGCGCACGCCGAGGTGCTCGCGATCCGGGAGGCGGCCACCCGATTCGGCGACGGCTGGCGGCTCGGCGGCTGCACGCTGGCCGTCACCCTGGAACCGTGCGCCATGTGCGCGGGCGCGCTGGTGTCGGCACGGATCGAGCGCCTGGTGTTCGGGGCGTACGAACCCAAGACCGGTGCGGTCGGTTCGGTGTGGGATGTGGTGCGCGATCCCCGGGTGACGCACCGGGTGAGCGTCCGCGGCGGCATCCGCGCCGGGGAGTGCGGGGCCCTGCTCACCGACTTCTTCGCCCCGCACCGGGGATGA
- a CDS encoding DUF6918 family protein gives MSTSLTTSLLDPARQPAVVADFASVVDAEVKDKSGLSGTAIKAAYGAVKKVSPSVIESALTKLLPEFASALDLFWADFQAQGPGDFGQYLASRGDEVGDALLSVTDQRAESTSQPALRKAYGSLRGKAKENVVAALPRVGAVVQKNAA, from the coding sequence GTGTCGACGTCGCTGACCACCTCGCTTCTCGATCCCGCCCGGCAGCCCGCCGTGGTGGCCGACTTCGCCTCCGTGGTCGACGCCGAGGTCAAGGACAAGAGTGGCCTCTCCGGCACCGCGATCAAGGCCGCCTACGGCGCCGTGAAGAAGGTCTCGCCGTCGGTGATCGAGTCCGCTCTCACCAAGCTGCTGCCCGAGTTCGCGTCGGCGCTCGATCTGTTCTGGGCCGACTTCCAGGCCCAGGGTCCCGGCGACTTCGGTCAGTACCTCGCCTCGCGCGGCGACGAGGTGGGCGATGCCCTGCTCTCCGTCACCGATCAGCGCGCCGAGTCCACGAGTCAGCCCGCGCTGCGCAAGGCGTACGGCAGTCTCCGCGGTAAGGCCAAGGAGAACGTGGTCGCGGCCCTACCGCGCGTCGGCGCCGTGGTGCAGAAGAACGCGGCCTGA
- a CDS encoding DUF2306 domain-containing protein encodes MKKLLVGSLIVAAFLAYALPVYLTGGSRVPLDGQPSWYYPLLVGHIMLGAVAMLAGLVQLGRRWFARYHRIAGRVYVACAIPVGLASITVGAMTPFGPANAVSNVTLGSLMLVFTVLGVRSILARDVTQHRRWMLRSAALMYSVIINRILGPVMFLLLDGLGLESRVVDGLGVALTAWMSWLLALGVCEWWLRRTPRRETGTRIGRTKTIAA; translated from the coding sequence ATGAAGAAACTGCTGGTCGGATCGCTCATCGTCGCGGCATTCCTCGCCTACGCGCTCCCCGTGTACCTCACCGGTGGCAGCCGGGTACCGCTCGACGGTCAACCCTCCTGGTACTACCCACTCCTGGTGGGGCACATCATGCTCGGCGCCGTCGCGATGCTCGCCGGGCTGGTGCAACTCGGCCGACGCTGGTTCGCCCGCTATCACCGGATCGCCGGGCGGGTCTACGTGGCGTGCGCGATTCCGGTCGGGCTGGCGTCGATCACCGTGGGCGCGATGACGCCGTTCGGGCCGGCGAACGCCGTCTCCAACGTGACGCTGGGCTCGTTGATGCTGGTGTTCACCGTGCTCGGTGTGCGCTCGATCCTGGCCCGCGACGTGACGCAGCACCGGCGCTGGATGCTTCGCAGCGCGGCGCTGATGTACTCGGTGATCATCAACCGCATCCTGGGACCGGTGATGTTCCTGCTGCTCGACGGCCTGGGCCTGGAATCGCGCGTGGTGGACGGTCTGGGCGTGGCGCTCACCGCCTGGATGAGCTGGCTGCTCGCCCTGGGTGTCTGCGAGTGGTGGCTGCGCCGCACACCCCGTCGCGAAACCGGCACTCGGATCGGTCGGACGAAGACCATCGCCGCGTAA
- a CDS encoding putative glycolipid-binding domain-containing protein, whose protein sequence is MLTWRSDDGNLLESVRVQVTGDRIKAYGRIIAAPSADGPAFNASYDLVTDDEGVTKRLSVHALTASGEAQVTIARDGESHWLVQGAQGAERGFFSGALSVDVLRSAFFNALTIRRYNLQSHVEDVDVPVVYVELPTLQVKETVISYAAAADGITVISPVSSSKLSVDEDGFVVDYPGLARRVD, encoded by the coding sequence ATGCTCACCTGGCGATCGGACGACGGGAATCTCCTGGAGTCCGTGCGCGTGCAGGTGACGGGCGACCGGATCAAGGCGTACGGCCGGATCATCGCGGCGCCCTCTGCCGACGGGCCCGCCTTCAACGCCTCCTACGACCTGGTGACCGACGATGAGGGCGTCACCAAGCGCCTGTCCGTGCACGCGCTCACCGCGTCCGGTGAGGCCCAGGTGACCATCGCCCGCGATGGTGAGAGCCATTGGCTCGTGCAGGGTGCGCAGGGCGCCGAGCGCGGCTTCTTCTCCGGTGCGCTCAGCGTGGACGTGCTCAGGTCCGCGTTCTTCAACGCGCTCACCATCCGCCGGTACAACCTGCAGAGTCACGTGGAGGACGTCGACGTGCCGGTCGTCTACGTCGAGTTGCCCACGCTCCAGGTGAAGGAGACGGTGATCAGCTACGCCGCCGCGGCCGACGGCATCACCGTGATCTCGCCGGTCTCCAGCTCCAAACTCTCGGTCGACGAGGACGGTTTCGTCGTCGACTACCCGGGCCTGGCCCGCAGGGTCGACTAG
- a CDS encoding arylamine N-acetyltransferase family protein, whose amino-acid sequence MNHDEAWGADELDLDRYLRRVGLDAPVAADPDGLARLVAAHATTLPWENIDAVRGIPGELTIGALQRRMIDGRRGYGCTGHTPLLAAVLQRHGFVFSAVAGRVLLQGETSASTHALLVVQVDGARWLVEVGFGAVPLAPLRLVDGLEQDAGGWTYRVTRSTPGFAEEWQLDFFDPSSGQWRPQYRFPLAARTWSDLRMTNYYVATSPFSPFRGRLMVVMNHPDRRLVLTGDSIITTRPDGFREVAPYPAADRREILAEAFAIDLSDEVAAEVDRLVENRVSAS is encoded by the coding sequence ATGAACCACGACGAGGCCTGGGGCGCCGACGAACTGGATCTCGACCGGTATCTGAGGCGGGTCGGGCTCGATGCCCCCGTCGCCGCCGATCCCGACGGTCTTGCGCGACTGGTCGCGGCGCACGCGACGACCCTGCCGTGGGAGAACATCGACGCGGTCCGGGGTATCCCGGGCGAGCTGACGATCGGCGCGCTCCAGCGTCGGATGATCGACGGGCGCCGCGGCTACGGCTGCACCGGCCACACGCCTCTGCTCGCCGCGGTGCTGCAACGGCACGGGTTCGTGTTCAGTGCGGTGGCCGGCCGGGTGCTCCTGCAGGGGGAGACGTCTGCGTCGACGCATGCGCTGCTGGTGGTGCAGGTCGACGGTGCGCGGTGGCTCGTCGAGGTCGGCTTCGGGGCGGTGCCGCTGGCGCCGCTGCGGCTGGTCGACGGGCTGGAGCAGGATGCGGGTGGGTGGACCTACCGGGTCACCCGCTCGACACCGGGCTTCGCCGAGGAGTGGCAGCTCGACTTCTTCGATCCCAGCTCCGGACAATGGCGCCCGCAGTACCGGTTCCCGCTCGCGGCGCGCACCTGGTCCGATCTGCGGATGACCAACTACTACGTGGCCACCTCGCCGTTCTCGCCCTTCCGCGGCCGCCTCATGGTGGTGATGAATCACCCTGACCGGCGCCTCGTGCTGACCGGCGACAGCATCATCACCACCCGCCCCGATGGTTTCCGGGAGGTCGCGCCGTACCCGGCCGCGGACCGTCGGGAGATCTTGGCCGAGGCCTTCGCGATCGACCTGTCCGACGAGGTCGCCGCCGAGGTGGATCGCCTGGTCGAGAACCGGGTCAGTGCGAGCTGA
- a CDS encoding DinB family protein: MTETQQTITGERADILSLLAERRHFLRFAAQGLTDEQANTRSTVSELTVGGLVKHVTEVERGWQRFALGNGHAMDDIDFENITPEQAAAFADSFRLTDGQTVQSALAEYERVAAETDELVRTLDLDTAYELPEAPWQPAGVFWTVRRVFLHIAAETAHHSGHADIIRETIDGQKSMG; this comes from the coding sequence ATGACCGAAACACAGCAGACCATCACCGGAGAACGCGCCGACATCCTCAGCCTCTTGGCCGAGCGCCGACACTTCCTGCGCTTCGCAGCCCAGGGCCTGACCGACGAGCAGGCGAACACCCGCAGCACCGTCAGCGAGCTGACCGTGGGTGGCCTCGTCAAGCACGTCACCGAAGTCGAGCGGGGTTGGCAGCGGTTCGCGCTGGGCAACGGCCACGCGATGGACGACATCGATTTCGAGAACATCACCCCCGAACAGGCCGCCGCCTTCGCGGATTCCTTCCGGCTCACCGACGGACAGACGGTGCAGTCCGCCCTCGCGGAGTACGAGCGGGTGGCCGCCGAGACCGATGAGTTGGTGCGCACCCTCGATCTCGACACCGCGTATGAGCTGCCGGAGGCGCCGTGGCAGCCGGCCGGCGTCTTCTGGACCGTGCGCCGGGTGTTCCTGCACATCGCCGCAGAGACGGCTCACCACTCGGGGCACGCCGACATCATCCGGGAGACCATCGACGGTCAGAAGAGCATGGGCTGA
- a CDS encoding helix-turn-helix transcriptional regulator, producing the protein MANTSSRTLRLLSLLQTHRYWPGTELADRLEVSVRTLRRDIERLRELGYPVNASRGVDGGYQLAAGAALPPLVLDDEEAVAIAVGLQAAAQGGVTGIAETSVRALGKVAAVMPPRLRKRVEAFGAVTQPAGWSGGPAVDPRILTDLAEACRAEERIEFGYTAADGAVTERLAEPLRLVSLGRRWYLVAYDLHRHDWRSFRLDRISGPSRTGMRFRPRELPAEDAAAYVLASVGQRAPGYSIEFRVEAPMETVRSAIGRYARLSADGAVTVVRMQADTLDWAAMAIAVLGAPVTVVEPPELVEHVAGWARTLGAVRS; encoded by the coding sequence ATGGCGAACACGAGCTCTCGAACACTGCGACTGCTCTCCCTCCTGCAGACGCATCGCTACTGGCCGGGCACGGAACTGGCCGATCGGCTGGAGGTCTCGGTGCGCACCCTGCGCCGTGACATCGAGCGGCTCCGGGAACTGGGATACCCGGTGAACGCCTCCCGGGGCGTGGACGGGGGCTACCAGCTGGCCGCCGGCGCCGCACTCCCCCCGCTGGTCCTCGACGACGAAGAGGCCGTCGCGATCGCGGTCGGACTCCAGGCCGCGGCCCAGGGCGGGGTCACCGGTATCGCGGAGACGTCGGTGCGGGCTCTGGGCAAGGTGGCCGCGGTGATGCCGCCGCGACTGCGTAAACGGGTCGAGGCGTTCGGGGCCGTGACCCAGCCCGCAGGCTGGTCGGGCGGACCCGCGGTCGACCCGCGGATACTCACCGATCTCGCCGAGGCGTGCCGGGCGGAGGAGCGGATCGAGTTCGGTTACACCGCGGCCGACGGTGCCGTGACCGAGCGGCTGGCCGAGCCCCTGCGGCTGGTGTCCCTGGGGCGCCGCTGGTACCTCGTCGCGTACGACCTGCACCGGCACGACTGGCGCAGTTTCCGTCTGGACCGGATCAGCGGACCGTCGCGCACGGGGATGCGATTTCGACCCCGCGAATTGCCCGCCGAGGACGCCGCGGCCTACGTCCTCGCGTCGGTCGGCCAACGAGCGCCCGGATACTCGATCGAGTTCCGGGTGGAGGCACCGATGGAGACAGTGCGCTCGGCCATCGGCCGATACGCGCGACTCTCGGCCGACGGTGCGGTGACGGTGGTGCGCATGCAGGCCGACACGCTCGATTGGGCCGCGATGGCGATCGCGGTGCTCGGGGCGCCGGTCACCGTGGTGGAGCCGCCCGAATTGGTGGAGCATGTGGCGGGTTGGGCGCGCACGCTCGGTGCGGTGCGCTCGTAA
- a CDS encoding tRNA adenosine deaminase-associated protein, translated as MAAQTSPDRYDDIDGYAVAVVRDETSWTVSLLDPAVLRNVARAEEELRSLRAAGAAFGLLNVDDEYFVIVRPGPSGTRLLLSDATAAIFDDLAEQTLGRLNVDVPDLDPDEVDDTDPWPEGDLNILGDLGLGEQEFSVLLADPDLYADEQVQVIAERLQFEAELAKILDALT; from the coding sequence ATGGCCGCACAGACCTCGCCGGATCGGTACGACGACATCGACGGTTACGCCGTGGCGGTGGTGCGTGACGAGACGTCCTGGACGGTGTCGCTGCTCGACCCCGCGGTACTGCGGAACGTGGCCCGCGCGGAGGAGGAACTCCGCTCGCTGCGCGCCGCGGGTGCCGCGTTCGGGCTGCTCAACGTGGACGACGAGTACTTCGTGATCGTGCGCCCGGGCCCGTCGGGCACCCGGCTGCTGCTCTCCGATGCGACCGCCGCGATCTTCGACGATCTGGCCGAGCAGACCCTGGGCAGGCTCAATGTGGACGTGCCCGATCTCGACCCCGATGAGGTCGACGACACCGATCCGTGGCCCGAGGGAGACCTGAACATCCTCGGCGACCTGGGCTTGGGCGAGCAGGAGTTCAGCGTGCTGCTGGCCGATCCCGATCTCTATGCCGACGAGCAGGTACAGGTGATCGCCGAGCGCCTGCAGTTCGAGGCCGAGCTCGCGAAGATCCTCGACGCCCTGACCTGA
- a CDS encoding prephenate dehydrogenase, producing the protein MQRAPHSDLPVCVLGLGLIGGSILRALHRAGRTAYGWNRSAAAADDASAAGFDASSDLEATLRRADAGQHVIVLAVPVPALDPVLAAIAENAPNAWLTDAVSVKGDVARRVADAGLTARYAGGHPMAGTAFSGWDATDATLFDGATWVVTADDATPAPAWRLAASVGLDCGAVVVPAGSAEHDAAVARISHSVHVVAEAVAITAESDPAAKQLALTLAASSFRDVTRVAGTAPSLVNAMCEANRDALLDALDDTIAELIAARTELADSGTVRDVTERGYAARRAYDNARRTPVVPVLDGAGWQRALREAGHAGGVVTELPTT; encoded by the coding sequence GTGCAGCGTGCTCCCCACTCCGACCTTCCCGTCTGCGTCCTCGGCCTCGGCCTGATCGGTGGCTCGATCCTGCGCGCCCTGCACCGAGCCGGCCGCACGGCGTACGGCTGGAACCGCTCGGCGGCCGCCGCCGACGACGCCTCCGCCGCCGGGTTCGACGCATCGTCGGACCTGGAAGCCACGCTGCGCCGCGCCGACGCCGGACAGCACGTGATCGTGCTGGCGGTGCCCGTCCCGGCTCTCGACCCGGTACTCGCCGCGATCGCCGAAAACGCTCCGAACGCCTGGCTCACCGACGCGGTGAGCGTCAAGGGCGACGTGGCCCGGCGGGTCGCCGACGCGGGACTCACCGCGCGCTACGCGGGCGGGCATCCGATGGCCGGGACGGCGTTCTCGGGGTGGGACGCCACCGACGCCACCCTGTTCGACGGTGCCACCTGGGTGGTGACCGCCGACGACGCGACACCGGCGCCGGCGTGGCGACTGGCGGCGTCGGTGGGCCTGGATTGCGGGGCGGTCGTGGTGCCGGCGGGGTCGGCGGAGCACGATGCGGCGGTCGCCCGGATCTCACATTCGGTGCATGTGGTGGCCGAGGCGGTGGCGATCACCGCCGAGTCGGACCCGGCCGCGAAGCAGCTCGCCCTGACCCTGGCAGCCAGCAGCTTCCGCGATGTGACCCGGGTGGCGGGCACGGCACCGTCGCTGGTGAACGCGATGTGCGAGGCCAACCGGGACGCGCTGCTGGACGCGCTCGACGACACGATCGCCGAGCTGATCGCGGCGCGCACCGAACTGGCCGACAGCGGCACCGTCCGGGACGTCACCGAACGTGGATACGCCGCGCGCCGGGCCTACGACAACGCCCGCCGCACCCCGGTCGTCCCCGTGCTCGACGGGGCGGGATGGCAGCGGGCGCTGCGGGAGGCCGGCCACGCGGGTGGCGTGGTCACCGAATTGCCGACGACCTAG
- a CDS encoding ATP-dependent DNA ligase yields MDLPVNPPLDPMLAKAAKTIPGSAGDAAYSHEPKWDGFRALIFRDGDEVFIGSRSGKDLGRYFPEVVAAARAELPERCVLDGEIAVAVHREGRKRLDWESLSARIHPAQSRITKLAEETPAIFIGFDAIAMAEVDLTGKPFSARRHVLVSAYAGTGTCKISRVTTDAAAAADWFERFEGAGLDGVISKRIDGHYLPGKREMIKVKHARTAEAVVIGYRPHKSQPNAVGSVLLGLYQDDQLLPIGGIGAFTAAKREEYLQLLEPMRTADSVQGEPNRWATPEKTGEWVPVRPELVVEFDYDQMEGMRLRHTAKFKRWRPDRTPESCGYEQLDVPVNYDLDDVLQEGV; encoded by the coding sequence GTGGACCTCCCCGTGAACCCGCCGCTCGATCCGATGCTCGCCAAGGCCGCCAAGACGATACCGGGCTCGGCCGGTGACGCCGCGTACTCGCACGAGCCGAAGTGGGACGGCTTCCGCGCCCTCATCTTCCGCGATGGCGACGAGGTGTTCATCGGCTCGCGCAGCGGCAAAGACCTCGGCCGCTACTTCCCCGAGGTGGTCGCCGCCGCGCGGGCCGAGCTTCCCGAGCGGTGTGTGCTCGACGGGGAGATCGCCGTCGCCGTACACCGCGAGGGCCGCAAGCGCCTCGATTGGGAATCGCTCTCGGCCCGCATCCACCCCGCGCAGTCCCGGATCACCAAGCTCGCCGAGGAGACCCCGGCCATCTTCATCGGCTTCGACGCGATCGCCATGGCCGAGGTCGATCTCACCGGTAAGCCGTTCAGCGCGCGCCGCCACGTGCTCGTCTCCGCGTATGCCGGTACCGGTACGTGCAAGATCAGCCGCGTCACCACCGACGCCGCCGCGGCCGCCGACTGGTTCGAGCGATTCGAGGGAGCGGGCCTGGACGGGGTGATCTCGAAGCGTATCGACGGGCACTACCTGCCCGGCAAGCGGGAGATGATCAAGGTCAAGCACGCCCGCACCGCCGAGGCCGTGGTGATCGGTTACCGCCCGCACAAATCGCAGCCGAACGCCGTCGGATCGGTGCTGCTCGGCCTGTACCAGGACGATCAGCTCCTCCCGATCGGCGGCATCGGCGCCTTCACCGCCGCCAAACGCGAGGAGTACCTGCAACTCCTCGAACCCATGCGCACCGCCGACTCGGTCCAGGGCGAGCCCAATCGCTGGGCCACGCCGGAGAAGACGGGGGAATGGGTGCCCGTGCGCCCCGAGCTGGTCGTCGAATTCGACTACGACCAGATGGAGGGAATGCGCCTGCGGCACACCGCCAAATTCAAGCGTTGGCGTCCCGACCGCACGCCGGAGAGCTGTGGATACGAGCAGCTCGACGTCCCAGTCAATTACGACCTCGACGATGTACTCCAGGAGGGCGTGTAA
- a CDS encoding RidA family protein yields MAKVELNGSDTLTTAISHAYSATVPAGATLHVAGVAARDVGGTTVAPGDVQGQIASAIDNLATILGERGAGLADVARLTVFVSEHLQVDLQVAEDALTGLFETVPPVSIVGVSRLRYDDQVVEIEAIAAL; encoded by the coding sequence ATGGCGAAAGTGGAGCTCAATGGCTCGGACACGCTGACCACCGCGATCTCGCACGCATACAGTGCGACCGTGCCCGCCGGCGCCACGCTCCACGTGGCGGGCGTCGCCGCACGTGACGTGGGCGGCACCACCGTCGCCCCCGGCGACGTCCAGGGCCAGATCGCCTCGGCGATCGACAACCTCGCCACGATCCTCGGCGAGCGCGGCGCCGGCCTGGCCGACGTCGCCCGGCTCACCGTCTTCGTCTCGGAACATCTGCAAGTCGACCTGCAGGTCGCAGAGGACGCCCTCACCGGGCTGTTCGAGACGGTGCCGCCGGTATCCATCGTGGGCGTGAGCCGGCTGCGCTACGACGATCAGGTGGTCGAGATCGAGGCGATCGCCGCACTCTGA
- a CDS encoding GlxA family transcriptional regulator translates to MAHVVALPVCDGMTLFEYGIAVEALGFAWGDVTLDYDVRACGPAGGVHTVGGAILTPGFGLADIATADTVIVTAVTDPRRNSNPEWTEYLRAAAGNGARMVSICSGAFALAEAGLLDGRRATTHWRYASLLQHRFPRVHVTPSDLYVRDGNVTTGAGSAAGLDLCFKLIREDHGPATANEVARRMVVAPHRDGDQSQFVTIDALRPDVDARFADFLESIAHCLDTVAGVDEMATRAGVSRRTLHRQFKRHTGSAPLEWLVRQRVYRAMGLLETTDEPVTAVAARAGFDAEETLRYHFKRQTGLNPTAYRDRFRSQRDEAIF, encoded by the coding sequence ATGGCTCACGTCGTCGCCCTGCCGGTCTGCGACGGTATGACGCTGTTCGAGTACGGAATCGCGGTCGAGGCCCTCGGGTTCGCCTGGGGGGATGTGACGCTCGACTACGACGTCCGAGCCTGTGGGCCGGCAGGAGGAGTGCACACGGTCGGAGGGGCAATACTGACCCCGGGCTTCGGCCTCGCCGACATCGCGACTGCCGATACCGTCATCGTGACTGCGGTGACCGATCCGCGCCGGAACTCCAATCCCGAGTGGACCGAATACCTGCGCGCCGCCGCGGGCAACGGCGCGCGAATGGTGTCGATCTGCAGCGGTGCTTTCGCTCTCGCCGAGGCGGGCCTACTCGACGGACGTCGCGCCACGACGCATTGGCGCTACGCGAGCCTTCTGCAGCATCGCTTCCCACGTGTTCACGTGACACCGTCGGACCTCTACGTGCGTGATGGGAATGTGACGACCGGGGCCGGGTCTGCTGCTGGACTCGACTTGTGCTTCAAGCTGATTCGTGAAGATCACGGGCCGGCGACCGCTAACGAGGTCGCGCGACGCATGGTGGTTGCACCGCACCGGGACGGCGATCAATCGCAGTTCGTGACGATCGATGCCCTCCGCCCGGATGTGGATGCGCGGTTCGCCGATTTCCTGGAGTCGATCGCCCACTGTCTGGACACCGTCGCGGGGGTCGACGAAATGGCGACTCGGGCTGGCGTCTCGCGTCGTACCCTGCATCGCCAGTTCAAACGGCACACGGGTTCGGCTCCGCTGGAGTGGCTCGTTCGACAGCGGGTGTATCGCGCGATGGGTCTGCTCGAGACCACCGACGAGCCGGTCACTGCAGTCGCCGCGCGCGCCGGTTTCGATGCTGAGGAGACCCTTCGCTATCACTTTAAGCGGCAGACCGGGCTCAATCCCACCGCGTACCGCGACCGGTTCCGATCCCAGCGGGACGAGGCCATATTTTGA
- the gluQRS gene encoding tRNA glutamyl-Q(34) synthetase GluQRS — protein sequence MTAGRYAPSPSGDLHVGNLRTALLAWLFARSTGREFLMRVEDLDTGRTVDGAQARQLADLASLGLDWDGPVVRQSSRTRMYADALERLDVYECYCTRREILSAPSAPHTPDGAYPGTCRDLTEAERVERRAARPAALRLRSTVRSFTVHDELHGQYTGVVDDFVLRRGDGTYAYNLAVVVDDAAQGIDQVVRGDDLLSSAPRQAYLTELLGGTAPRYAHVPMVLGPTGVRLAKRDGAVTLIERGGPQVVLPELAASLGLAGSTPTDMLDGFDPARLPREPWTLPL from the coding sequence GTGACGGCCGGACGCTATGCACCGAGCCCCTCGGGCGATCTGCATGTGGGGAATCTGCGAACCGCACTGCTCGCGTGGCTGTTCGCCCGCTCGACGGGCCGCGAATTCCTCATGCGGGTCGAAGATCTCGATACCGGACGGACGGTCGACGGTGCCCAAGCACGTCAGTTGGCCGACCTCGCCTCGCTGGGACTCGATTGGGACGGTCCCGTCGTCCGGCAGTCCTCGAGAACCCGGATGTACGCGGATGCGCTGGAGCGACTCGATGTGTACGAGTGCTATTGCACCCGCCGCGAGATCCTCTCGGCACCTTCCGCCCCGCACACCCCCGACGGCGCCTATCCCGGCACCTGCCGTGACCTCACCGAGGCGGAGCGCGTGGAGCGGCGGGCGGCCCGCCCGGCGGCCCTGCGGCTGCGTTCGACGGTGCGCTCGTTCACCGTGCACGACGAGTTGCACGGTCAATACACCGGCGTGGTCGACGATTTCGTGCTGCGACGCGGAGACGGCACGTACGCCTACAACCTCGCCGTGGTGGTCGACGATGCCGCCCAGGGCATCGATCAGGTGGTGCGCGGCGACGATCTGCTCTCCTCCGCTCCGCGGCAGGCCTACCTCACCGAGTTGCTCGGCGGTACCGCACCCCGGTACGCGCATGTGCCGATGGTCTTGGGCCCCACCGGTGTCCGGCTCGCCAAACGGGACGGTGCCGTCACCCTCATCGAGCGCGGAGGGCCACAGGTGGTGCTGCCGGAGCTGGCCGCCAGCCTGGGACTGGCCGGGTCGACCCCGACCGACATGCTCGACGGCTTCGATCCGGCGCGGCTCCCCCGCGAGCCCTGGACGCTTCCGCTCTGA